Proteins encoded in a region of the Dorea longicatena genome:
- a CDS encoding YdbC family protein, whose translation MREIQYEIVKEIAVLSTGDSGYTKEINLISWNGKEPKYDIRSFSPNREKCGKGITLNADEAAALLKALQKELNSED comes from the coding sequence ATGAGAGAAATCCAGTATGAAATCGTAAAGGAAATCGCAGTATTGTCTACGGGCGACAGTGGCTACACAAAGGAAATCAATCTCATTTCATGGAATGGGAAAGAGCCGAAGTATGACATCCGCAGCTTTTCCCCGAACCGTGAAAAGTGCGGCAAGGGAATCACGCTGAACGCTGATGAAGCGGCGGCACTCCTTAAAGCATTACAGAAAGAATTAAACAGCGAGGATTAA
- a CDS encoding glycoside hydrolase family 27 protein — translation MLEFAKTPPKGWNSWDVYGASVTEEEVKRNADIMAEKLKVYGWDYVVVDIQWYEPGAESAAYRKFADLKMDEYSRVLPAENRFPSSADGAGFAPLAEYVHKLGLKFGIHILRGIPRQAVHGRMHIKGTDKTADQIAVNSICPWNSDMYGVDMSIPEGQLYYDSLMELYASWGVDFIKVDDIAYSTIYRDSHRKEIEGIRKAIDKTGREIVLSLSPGPARLQDGSFLQKNANMWRLTDDFWDEWELLYDMFDRCNYWSPFIRKGNWPDCDMLPLGHIGIRSGERGKADRMTCFTKPEQKTMITLWSIFQSPLMYGGELADLDAWTLSLLTNTEVNEMHRTLEGQRQEYRDDEWIVWSGENKESTYIAIFNVSDEKKEIPGKLTERYLRKDAKEIWSGKKVTEGTEEVENHGCVLYQMKRI, via the coding sequence ATGTTAGAATTTGCAAAAACACCACCGAAAGGATGGAATAGTTGGGACGTGTATGGAGCGTCTGTCACAGAAGAGGAAGTAAAAAGAAATGCAGATATTATGGCAGAAAAGCTTAAAGTATATGGATGGGACTATGTTGTCGTAGATATTCAATGGTATGAGCCGGGGGCTGAGTCTGCAGCATATCGTAAATTCGCAGATTTGAAAATGGATGAATACAGTCGTGTACTTCCGGCCGAAAATCGCTTTCCAAGTTCGGCAGATGGGGCAGGATTTGCGCCACTTGCGGAGTATGTACATAAACTTGGCTTGAAATTCGGTATTCATATTTTGAGAGGAATACCAAGACAGGCTGTTCACGGAAGAATGCATATCAAAGGTACGGACAAAACAGCAGATCAGATTGCTGTTAACAGCATTTGTCCATGGAATTCAGATATGTATGGAGTGGATATGTCAATTCCGGAAGGACAGTTATATTATGATTCTCTTATGGAACTGTATGCTTCATGGGGAGTTGATTTCATTAAGGTAGATGACATTGCATATTCAACGATTTACAGAGATTCTCATAGAAAAGAGATTGAAGGTATTCGAAAGGCCATTGATAAAACGGGACGGGAGATTGTACTTTCCCTTTCACCGGGACCGGCAAGACTTCAGGATGGAAGCTTTCTCCAAAAGAATGCCAATATGTGGAGACTTACAGACGATTTCTGGGATGAGTGGGAATTGCTCTATGATATGTTCGATCGTTGTAATTATTGGTCGCCATTTATCCGTAAAGGAAACTGGCCTGATTGCGATATGCTTCCGCTTGGACATATTGGAATCCGTTCCGGTGAGCGTGGAAAGGCAGACCGTATGACTTGCTTTACGAAACCGGAACAAAAGACAATGATTACATTATGGTCTATCTTCCAGTCGCCACTAATGTATGGCGGGGAACTGGCTGATCTGGATGCCTGGACTCTTTCACTGCTGACGAATACAGAGGTAAATGAAATGCATCGCACGCTGGAAGGACAGAGACAGGAGTACAGAGATGATGAATGGATCGTCTGGTCCGGTGAAAATAAGGAAAGTACATATATTGCAATCTTTAACGTATCAGATGAAAAGAAAGAAATTCCAGGTAAATTGACAGAGCGATATCTTCGAAAAGATGCAAAAGAAATCTGGTCAGGAAAAAAGGTAACAGAAGGAACAGAAGAAGTAGAAAACCATGGCTGTGTACTGTATCAGATGAAAAGAATATGA
- a CDS encoding ParB/RepB/Spo0J family partition protein produces the protein MKKQDFKVLKTKDLYPFPDNPFHVAEDETLSELAESIKEFGIVTPIITRPKEDGDGYEVIAGQRRVRASELAGINTVPAFVLPLDRDRAIITLVDSNLQRENILPSERAFAYKMKSEAMKRQGFRTDLTSSQVVTKLRTDDKVAQGFGVGRMTVQRFIRLTELIPPILQMVDEGKIALTPAVELSFLKKDEQENLFATMESEEATPSLSQAQRMKQLSQSGRLDMDTIFAIMTEEKGNQKETLKINTSKLKKYFPKNTTPKQMEETIIKLLERELQRKRNRDSR, from the coding sequence ATGAAGAAACAGGATTTTAAGGTGTTAAAGACCAAAGACTTGTACCCGTTCCCCGACAATCCGTTTCATGTGGCAGAAGATGAAACACTGTCAGAGTTAGCGGAAAGCATCAAGGAATTTGGCATTGTCACGCCGATAATCACACGCCCGAAAGAGGACGGGGACGGTTATGAAGTGATTGCAGGACAGCGGCGTGTCCGTGCTTCTGAACTTGCAGGGATAAATACCGTGCCTGCGTTTGTCCTGCCCTTAGACCGTGACCGAGCCATCATCACCCTTGTAGACAGCAATTTGCAGCGTGAGAATATCCTGCCATCGGAGCGGGCGTTTGCTTACAAGATGAAATCCGAAGCCATGAAGCGGCAGGGTTTCCGCACAGACTTAACCTCGTCACAAGTTGTGACGAAGTTGCGGACGGACGACAAGGTGGCACAGGGCTTCGGCGTGGGCAGGATGACCGTGCAGCGTTTTATCCGCCTGACGGAACTGATACCGCCGATTTTGCAGATGGTGGACGAGGGGAAAATCGCCCTCACGCCTGCGGTGGAACTGTCCTTCTTGAAGAAAGACGAGCAGGAAAACCTCTTTGCCACGATGGAGAGCGAAGAAGCAACGCCCTCACTCTCACAGGCACAGCGGATGAAACAGTTAAGCCAGAGCGGGCGGCTTGACATGGATACGATATTTGCGATTATGACGGAGGAAAAGGGCAACCAGAAAGAAACCTTGAAAATCAACACAAGCAAGCTGAAAAAATACTTTCCGAAGAACACAACGCCGAAGCAGATGGAGGAAACCATCATCAAACTTTTGGAGCGTGAGTTGCAGAGGAAACGCAACCGTGACAGCCGCTAA
- a CDS encoding sigma-70 family RNA polymerase sigma factor: MAYNHGREDRKWRIWKEAEEKLLRECGVDEATIEQIRMADRADFNSNRRFYRWTNDVAEYLEDMAGRERQAEVGTVAELLEEIESENLYQVLVTVDGRTLKIVLLKMQGYSTKEIAPLVHLTTGAIYARLDHLRKKLRKIL, from the coding sequence ATGGCATACAACCACGGACGGGAGGACAGGAAATGGCGTATCTGGAAAGAAGCGGAGGAAAAGCTGCTGCGTGAGTGCGGCGTTGATGAAGCGACCATTGAGCAGATACGCATGGCGGACAGGGCAGACTTCAATTCCAACAGGCGGTTTTACCGATGGACGAATGACGTTGCGGAATATCTTGAGGACATGGCAGGCAGGGAGCGGCAGGCGGAAGTGGGTACGGTTGCGGAGTTACTGGAAGAGATTGAGAGCGAAAATCTCTATCAAGTATTAGTCACGGTGGACGGGCGTACCTTGAAAATCGTCCTGCTGAAAATGCAGGGGTATTCCACAAAGGAGATTGCCCCGCTTGTGCATTTGACGACTGGTGCCATCTATGCGAGGTTAGACCATCTGCGGAAGAAGCTGCGGAAAATTTTATAG
- a CDS encoding recombinase family protein encodes MAGIKEEKKIYLVGIYCRLSKDDGTDNESASIATQKSILTDYVKKQGWHIAKTYVDDGYSGTNFQRPSFQNMIKDIESGLINCVITKDLSRLGRNYLDCGLYLEVFFPEHNVRYIAVNDGVDTLNKSAMDITPFRNILNEMYAADISVKIKSAYRARFQQGKFMGTTAPYGYIKDPADHNHLLIDDKVAHVVKEIFDLALKGNGVAKICRHLNKQHILRPAAYAAERGETGFERHFEGNEDKRYIWSGNSVRSILRSPIYAGNLVGYKRIAANMKSKKRPSKLPEEWEVIPNTHEGIVTQEEFDIVQQLITSRRLPQNKGGFVNIFAGVIKCVDCGCALRAMNVHRRKRPEIIDCVQYSCNNYARNGRSECSAHNIEARDLFNAVLADINCFADMAVNDEKAVRAIEKRLTETDQSRAKALEKERKKLNKRLAELDRLFSSLYEDKVMERITERNFEMMSGKYQKEQLEIEARLKEVTETLNESYEKSRGIRDFLALIRNYQGLKELDATVINALIDKILVSEREKMADGTVKQEIKIYYKFIGFVDELHIIPTKRWAAMPAKNCTVCGVEYVPGSGASRYCPACAKKIRREKSNESKRRSREQKRIACMNCPQKMTD; translated from the coding sequence ATGGCAGGAATCAAAGAAGAAAAGAAAATCTATTTAGTCGGCATTTATTGCCGCTTATCTAAAGACGATGGTACGGATAACGAGAGTGCGAGCATTGCGACACAGAAATCCATCCTCACGGATTATGTGAAAAAGCAGGGATGGCACATAGCAAAAACGTATGTGGACGATGGTTATTCTGGTACAAATTTCCAAAGACCAAGTTTCCAGAATATGATAAAAGACATTGAAAGCGGTCTGATAAACTGCGTGATTACGAAAGATTTATCCCGTCTGGGGAGAAACTATCTTGATTGTGGGTTATATCTGGAAGTTTTCTTCCCAGAGCATAACGTGAGGTATATAGCGGTCAATGACGGCGTAGATACCTTGAATAAATCTGCTATGGACATCACGCCTTTCCGCAACATTTTAAACGAAATGTATGCCGCTGACATATCTGTTAAGATAAAATCGGCATATCGGGCGAGGTTTCAACAGGGGAAATTCATGGGAACTACCGCCCCTTATGGCTATATCAAAGACCCTGCCGACCACAACCATCTGCTGATAGATGATAAAGTGGCACATGTTGTAAAAGAGATATTCGACCTTGCATTAAAAGGGAATGGAGTTGCCAAAATTTGCAGACATCTTAATAAACAGCATATCCTACGCCCTGCCGCTTATGCGGCGGAGCGTGGCGAAACAGGCTTTGAACGTCATTTTGAGGGGAACGAGGACAAACGCTATATTTGGAGTGGGAACAGCGTGAGGAGCATTTTAAGAAGCCCGATATATGCGGGAAATCTTGTAGGCTACAAACGGATTGCCGCCAATATGAAAAGCAAGAAACGCCCCTCTAAGCTGCCCGAAGAATGGGAAGTGATACCCAATACCCATGAGGGAATAGTCACGCAGGAGGAATTTGATATTGTCCAACAGCTTATTACAAGTCGTAGGCTTCCACAGAACAAGGGAGGATTTGTAAATATTTTTGCAGGCGTTATCAAGTGTGTGGACTGCGGATGTGCTCTGCGGGCAATGAACGTACACAGGAGGAAACGCCCAGAGATTATCGACTGTGTACAGTATTCATGTAATAATTATGCAAGAAACGGAAGAAGCGAGTGTAGTGCCCACAATATAGAAGCAAGGGATTTATTCAATGCCGTTCTTGCCGACATCAACTGTTTTGCGGATATGGCAGTGAATGATGAAAAGGCGGTCAGGGCCATAGAAAAGCGGCTCACGGAAACAGACCAGAGCAGGGCGAAAGCATTAGAGAAAGAACGTAAGAAGCTGAACAAACGCCTTGCGGAACTGGACAGGCTGTTTTCCTCTCTCTACGAGGATAAGGTCATGGAGCGTATTACCGAGCGGAATTTTGAGATGATGTCGGGGAAATACCAGAAAGAGCAGCTTGAAATTGAAGCAAGGCTGAAAGAGGTGACGGAAACTCTTAATGAAAGCTACGAGAAATCACGGGGAATCCGTGACTTCCTCGCCCTTATCCGAAATTATCAAGGCTTAAAAGAACTGGATGCAACAGTTATAAACGCACTCATAGACAAGATACTTGTTTCGGAGCGTGAGAAGATGGCAGACGGAACAGTGAAGCAGGAAATCAAGATTTACTATAAATTCATCGGCTTTGTCGATGAATTACATATCATACCTACAAAACGGTGGGCAGCAATGCCCGCTAAAAATTGTACGGTGTGCGGCGTTGAATATGTCCCGGGCTCTGGTGCATCAAGGTATTGTCCTGCTTGTGCCAAGAAGATACGGAGGGAGAAATCAAACGAGAGCAAACGCAGGAGCAGAGAACAGAAAAGGATAGCATGTATGAACTGTCCGCAAAAAATGACCGACTGA
- the mobV gene encoding MobV family relaxase → MPYAILRFQKRKAGGVAACERHNERKKEAYKSNPDIDMERSKNNYHLIAPPKYTYKKEINRMVAEAGCRTRKDSVMMVETLITASPEFMNQLPPEEQKAYFQTALDFISERVGKQNILSAVVHMDERTPHMHLCFVPITPDNKLSAKAILGNQKSLSEWQTAYHERMSSRWNQLERGQSSMETKRKHVPTWLYKLGGRLDKQYEEIVSALSDINAFNAGKKRDKALDLLSAWLPDVEKFSKEIGKQQAYIDSLKERIGQESDYAGRMRDEKYEQELKVQKANQKIFELQRTNEQMGRLLSKIPPEVLEELQKNHRSRAKER, encoded by the coding sequence ATGCCTTATGCAATCCTGCGTTTCCAGAAACGAAAAGCGGGCGGCGTTGCGGCTTGTGAACGCCACAACGAGCGGAAGAAAGAAGCCTACAAAAGCAACCCAGATATAGATATGGAACGCTCTAAAAACAATTACCATCTCATAGCACCACCAAAGTACACCTACAAGAAAGAGATTAACCGCATGGTAGCCGAAGCGGGGTGCAGGACAAGGAAAGACAGCGTGATGATGGTGGAAACGCTCATCACAGCTTCACCAGAATTTATGAACCAGTTACCGCCCGAAGAACAAAAAGCGTATTTCCAGACGGCTCTTGACTTCATTTCGGAGCGTGTTGGAAAGCAGAATATCCTCTCCGCTGTCGTCCATATGGACGAGAGAACGCCCCATATGCACCTCTGCTTTGTGCCGATTACGCCAGACAATAAGCTGTCAGCGAAAGCTATCTTAGGCAACCAGAAATCATTATCCGAGTGGCAGACCGCCTACCATGAGCGGATGTCCTCACGGTGGAATCAGCTTGAACGGGGGCAGTCCTCAATGGAAACCAAGCGGAAACACGTCCCCACATGGCTCTATAAATTAGGCGGCAGGCTTGATAAACAGTATGAAGAAATCGTGTCTGCCCTATCCGACATCAACGCCTTTAACGCAGGGAAGAAAAGGGATAAAGCGTTAGATTTACTCTCTGCATGGCTGCCAGACGTGGAGAAATTCTCTAAGGAAATCGGGAAACAGCAGGCGTATATCGACAGTTTGAAAGAGAGAATTGGGCAGGAATCAGACTATGCGGGGCGTATGCGTGATGAAAAGTACGAGCAGGAACTAAAGGTGCAGAAAGCGAATCAGAAGATATTTGAATTGCAGAGAACCAACGAGCAGATGGGGCGGCTGCTGTCAAAAATACCGCCCGAAGTGTTGGAAGAATTGCAGAAAAATCATAGAAGCAGAGCGAAAGAAAGGTAG
- a CDS encoding MFS transporter gives MDTIGKKLGLKEKMAYGCGDAASNIIWASTGTFLMFYYTDVVNINAATIGVIFLIARVINAVVALLTGWLIDNTHSKYGKARPWLLWFAVPFGIVTFAIFAVPDVAKLYQIIYVFIAYNAMMSVYSLINIPYGSMATMMTKDQYQRTLLNIFRQLFAQIASLLVTAGTLPLINFMTEYVGEKKAWSIVYGIFGVIAAILFFLCFAGCKERIHENEETKTEKIRVVDGVKAVLKNKYWHMLMVISICINIFFQAISTVNTYYSKAILHNSSMISILNTAYIVPAIATFFFVHLVVKKYGKGKTTMFGWMIICVSYVILLPFTENTTVLIITAAMRGVGYCFLLAVSSAMVSDAVEYGEWKTKIRVEGLTFSMQGFVGTIAAGIVTAVIGWVLNFSKYDGTLSFADTQAGSAVLAIKLLFIAVPFVVGVLNIILLKFYKLDKMYPQIIEDLNKRNGK, from the coding sequence ATGGACACAATAGGGAAGAAACTTGGTCTGAAAGAGAAGATGGCCTATGGCTGTGGTGATGCGGCAAGTAATATTATCTGGGCATCTACGGGAACATTCCTGATGTTCTATTATACAGACGTGGTAAATATCAATGCGGCAACGATTGGAGTCATTTTTCTCATTGCCAGGGTGATCAACGCAGTTGTTGCGTTACTTACAGGATGGTTGATTGACAATACACATTCTAAATATGGAAAGGCAAGGCCTTGGCTTTTATGGTTTGCAGTTCCATTTGGAATCGTAACATTTGCAATTTTTGCAGTTCCGGATGTAGCAAAGCTGTATCAGATTATCTATGTATTTATTGCATATAATGCGATGATGAGTGTTTATTCTCTGATTAATATTCCATATGGATCTATGGCTACAATGATGACCAAAGACCAGTATCAGAGAACATTGTTAAATATCTTTCGTCAGTTGTTTGCACAGATTGCAAGTCTCCTTGTTACAGCAGGAACACTCCCATTGATAAACTTTATGACAGAGTATGTGGGGGAAAAGAAAGCGTGGAGTATCGTATATGGAATATTTGGAGTTATTGCAGCAATTCTGTTCTTTTTATGTTTTGCAGGATGTAAAGAGAGAATTCATGAAAATGAAGAGACGAAGACAGAAAAGATTCGTGTTGTTGACGGAGTAAAAGCAGTGTTGAAAAACAAATACTGGCACATGCTGATGGTGATATCCATTTGTATCAATATCTTCTTTCAGGCCATCAGTACGGTAAACACATATTATAGTAAAGCGATTCTTCATAATAGCAGTATGATCAGCATATTGAATACGGCTTATATCGTTCCTGCAATTGCAACCTTTTTCTTTGTACATCTGGTTGTGAAGAAGTATGGAAAAGGAAAGACTACGATGTTTGGATGGATGATTATCTGTGTCAGCTATGTGATACTTTTACCATTTACAGAAAATACAACAGTACTGATAATCACAGCTGCTATGCGTGGCGTGGGATATTGCTTCCTGCTTGCAGTGTCTTCTGCAATGGTAAGTGATGCAGTTGAATATGGAGAATGGAAAACGAAAATTCGTGTCGAAGGTCTGACATTCAGTATGCAGGGATTTGTAGGAACAATTGCGGCAGGTATTGTTACGGCAGTCATCGGATGGGTACTCAACTTCAGTAAATATGATGGAACACTTTCATTTGCTGATACACAGGCAGGATCTGCAGTACTTGCAATTAAACTGTTGTTTATCGCAGTTCCGTTTGTTGTTGGAGTATTGAATATTATATTGTTAAAATTTTACAAACTTGATAAAATGTATCCGCAAATCATTGAGGATTTAAATAAGCGGAACGGAAAATAA